The segment CCCaaagctcccatggactaaaccatcaaccaaagagaacataggggtacccatggctccagctggatatgtagcagaggattgccttatctggcatcactgggaaggGAACCCTCTCAGTCCTGTGGAGGCTTCATGACCCAGGATAGGAGAACACTAGGGTGCAGAgtcaggagtgggtaggtaggtggggaagcaccctcatagaggcaaggggagggaagaggggatagGAGGCTTGTAAAGGGGAGTCTGGgtagggggataatatttgaaatgtaaataagtaaaataatcaataaaaaataaaaatttcaaatcccaacaaaaaagaaataatacttttaaagattattattgtattttaatACTAATACCTCATATGTTTTTGAATAGCGTTTGCTGGATATTTAACCAATGCAGCTGGtttcgttttcttttttatttttgagacacttTTATTTACCCCATGTTGTCACtgaactcacaatgtagccaAAGTTTGCCTGTAATGTCTGATCCCCCTGCCCAAAGTGCTGGATtgtaggtatgcaccaccacaagTTTTATAGAGTGCTTGGCATAGAACTCAGAGTGTCTTggatactaggcaagcactctaacaaCCTAGCCTAGTgtgatttctttgatttcttaataaaatatgttaattCAGGGTCCAAAACTGTGGTATCTCAACACTTTAATTTTAtagagatagaaaagaaaagccaggaagtggtggtgcaggcctttagaCCCAGAACgtgggaagcagagaggcaggcagatctcagagtttgagaccagcatggtctacagagtgagttccaggataaccagagctactcagagaaatggtgtctcaaagaataaacaaaacttcTATATGACATTGACATAAAGAGGATATATTTCAACATAGAGACCCTGGGTTTTATCTTAATTTTCATGCCAAGTTTTATCTTGAATGATCTTATCAAGTAATGATCTTACCATGATTTTGCCAAGTCATGATCTTGATTCATCCAGGGTCTTAATGGATATTAAGGGAGATTttcccaaaaacaaaataattatctATACAACCTTAACAAAGAAAGAGTGGGTGGAAGTGGTCATCTGTAGACTCCCTTTTCATCTTAAATTCATAAGTACCTTTCCTCTATGTTTGTATAGGCCAAAGCAaaataaagttatcaaaaataatttcaagCTCCCCTCTCTAtaaaggcatctctctctctctctctctctctctctctctctctctctctctctctctctgtgtgtgtgtgtgtgtgtgtgtgtgtgtgtgtgtgtgtgtgtgtcttcctctctTTCACTCACACAAAACTAATTTCTTAATCAAAACAGAAACATCAAGTatccaaaatattatttttcaaattatcaaAGAGGTAAGATGCACTGGAAGAAGTCACAGGAAATACCCTCCCCCCTCCCGTTTTTTTACAGAGCTTGTAGAGTCATAGATTTGGGGTGTAACAGAATTGAAATTGATATTTTCGGCAGTTGATCTTTATTGTTAACTTGATTTTCAACAACCCTGATGGAAACAAATCTCACATGTCTGTGAGAAATTTGCCAGATTATGCTAATAGAGGTGAGACGATTAATCCTGAATGTGAGCAACACCATTCTGTTGGCTTGagttttttaaaacctacttttaataagtgtTCTCAAACACTTTGATTCTCTTTTTAGCCCACTGTCTAAAGGTAGggaagaaaagatggtaaataggacaaaggGACGTGGACCTGTTGAGATACTTCTGGATGATTCCAGTATCCATTTGTCAGGACACAACCAATCCAGTTCACTAGTGGCAGAACACCACACACAAATGAGCAGAAACAGCCAGTCTTCCAACGAATTGTCAGCAGGAGTCAGCAGAAGCAACCAGGACCAGCCAGGATGCCAGGAAAAGTTTTTGCCAAGCCTCTCTCAAGGAAGTGAAGGTCATGGAAGAATCAAGAGCATTGAAGTGTTTCAAGACTAGCTATGCAAGTCCACCATCATTGTTCATAcactctccaaacatcatgtgtcctcccaaGTGTCTTGCCTTAGCAAAATACCATGTAAGTCAGCATCACATGATATATCCAAAAACTTCTACTTCAccattgtagtggctattcctggttgtcaacttgactatatctggaatgaactacagtctagaattggaaggctcacctatgatcctaatttggaggctcagagatataagtttctgacctgggtcttggcatggagaccttgaagcatagtggctaagacaaggagatctccgagttcaagatcatttggaattaaaggcatggatgcacacacctttaatctgggccacaccctctgttggagatatataaagacattcgaagaaggaagactctctctcactcttccttgcctgattgcctcgtgggactgagaaactgctagatccttggacttccatccacagctgctgatgatcattgttggggagttggactatagactgtaagtcattgacaaattccctaactatataaagactatccatatgttctgtgactctagagaacccaaactaatacaaccaTTCTACTGCTGGAGACTTGCtttaaataaaaatcagagaACAACAGAAGAACAACATgcatcactctctgcttcctactGCACGACAAGCTAACCTGCTGCCAAGACTTTCTTGCCGTGATGGACAGTAGTACTCTGTAACCATGAgactaaataaacccttctttcctTAATTTGATTGTATTAGCAATTTCTCACCACAACAAGAGAAAAAACTAacacaatatttatttaaaataaaaattcactatGGAGCCAATGAGATGGATTGGTGGGTAGAAAGCACTTGCCATGCAAAACTGgcaatctgagtttgattcctaaaTTCAGAACACTTAGAGGAATGATAGTGTCAACTCCCAcaacttgttctctgacctctatgtcaaaggacacacacatacattaattaattagttattgaCTTTTATAGCACAAATACATATCTAAAGATGAAAAACACTCAAAATTCAACAAATCATCTTTGCCAAAGTTCAAGACCACTCTATCTCACTCTATCTCAAAAACTTTCAAAAAACATCCTTTTGAAAGTCTACTTAATTAAGAATTTCAAGAAGATCTACATTAGAAGACTGAAGTAACATATCTAAGAGACAAGAACTCTGAATGACCAGATAACCTACAACAGGATGATAGCAGACTGATAACATAAATATTGGATTGAGGTCGGACATGCTGTGGCAAATAtttaatgaaggaaggaagagaaaaaatgattctaggaagaaaatgaaaatttgtaaaagaatgataaagaaaacatatatttcagccaggtgtagtggtacaCCTCTTTGAtcctagcattcagaaggcagaagcaggcagacctctgagttcaaagccagcctggtctgcatagtaagttccagggcagccagattATATAGTAAGAACgtgttttaagaaaacaaaacaaaaccatatatCTCACATATTGGACTATCCACCAGGCCATGAGTGTTAATGAGGTTTTACTTGGCTATTAGTTCTATCTGGTAACAAGGGAAGGAAAAATGGACATATACATTGTAAAATAACTGGAAATGGTCTTGCCTAAGTTTTATTTGGTGGCAGTTGTCTGAAGGTTTCTACTTAGTGCAACGGACATAAATATTcagaaacaaactgaaaataactcttcacaaaatgaaaattgcctttttatttttttagagaaaGGGACTCATTAAATTGCGTTAGATGTTCTGAAATTCACTCTGCAAAACAGAGTGCCTTTGAACTCACACAGaacctctttcctctgcctcccaagtgctagtattaaagatgtgtgctactacAACCAgcaggaattaaaatattttttcaattggGAAAAAAATATAACAGCATAGTGTTTTCAGAACTTGGTTTTACTTTGAAATCTCATAACTTTTAAAGGTTGTATTTAAATATCACTGTGGAGGGACTGGAAAGATATCTAGGGGTtgagcacacatgtatatatatatatatatatatatatatatatatatatatatatatatatatataccatgcacacataatcttaaaattttattttaaaaccacagTGGAACAACAATTTAATAACAAAGCATGAAGAACCTTTCAGTAAATTGTCCACGGATGATTTTTCTAGCACCTCCTAGAAATCCCAGTGATTCTCTCTACCTTTTTGTGAGTTGCAGAAATCTAAGGCAGGTCACCAGATTATTGAAGCTTTGCAGAGGAATTAGTGGGCAACAAGATGGAGTAAGATGCTTTAAGTGATATAATTCACACAAGACAAAAAAACGGTTCCTCTGATACACAGACAGCCATAAAATAACCCTACTACTATATTTGTcaacaaacacattttaaatatgaTCTCACCAGTTGTGGATTCAGTGCACAATTTAGTCATGAGAACCCAcacttttaatgaaaatattggtATAAAGGCCCAACAGAAAGAACATAAATAGAATAATTCATTTTAACGCATTGCAACTCCCAAAAGAGGAAAATGTTGGCATATAACAATATTTTAGAGGAAAAATGTACTCACTTTGATGGAGAAATCAATGTCTGCAACCAGTTTTTCCTCTTTATCTTGATTAACTGGGCAGGGTGTAAGACTTGGGCTGAAGGCCATGAGGTCGGTCTTGGGCGGGCCCTCCCCAGAGCACACCCTCTGTCTTCTCTGCTGCGAGTATGACAAGCTCCCCACCGCGCTGGAGCACACCAGCATGGGCTTCCCAGGCCCGCCCTCTGTGGGCGCTGTGGAGCACCTGAGTGCGAGGTACAGCAGCAGCGTGAGCACCAACAGGCTAGACACAGAGCAGATGGCGATGATCAGGTACACGTTGATATCTACAAGAGAAGCCTCCCTGCCAACAGAATCCACCAAAGTCCGCGATGGTGTGTTTGGCGTGTGCCCACTCTCCACCAGAGACACCAGCAAGGTAGCTGTGGCTGTCAGCACTGGCTCGCCATGGTCCTTCACCAATACTAATAAGCGCTGTCGCGGGGCATCTGTTTCATCCAGGACACGTGTGGTGCTAATCTCACCAGTGTACAGACCTACGCGGAATGGAAGGCGTCCACTGCCCGCTGCAGACTGCAGCTCATAAGAGAGCCACGCGTTGTAACCAGAGTCTGCGTCTACCGCGCGCACCTTTGTCACCACATGCCCTGCACCCACTGTCCGTGACACCAGTTCACTCACTGCACTGCCTGCGTGAGGCCCCAGCAGTGTGGGCACATTGTCGTTCTCATCCAGCACAAACACCTGCAGAGTCACATTGCTGCCCAGGGCAGGCACACCAGCATCCCGCGCGCTCACCTGGAACTGCAGCAGCTCCAGCTCCTCATGATCCAGAGGCTGCAGTGCGAACACCTTGCCGCTCTCCGCGTGCACAGACACATAGCTCGACAGCAAGCGCTCGCCTATCCTCCGCTCCACCAGCGAGTAGGACACCAGCGCATTCTCCTGCGCGTCCGCATCCACCGCCGACACCGTGAAGATGTGCGCGCCAGGCGAGTTGTTCTCCTTCACAAACACCGTGTATTCGGGCTGCGCAAATGCAGGCGCATTGTCGTTCACGTCAGCCACCTCCACAGACACGCTGGCCGTGGTACACAAAGAAGGAGAGCCCCCGTCCCTGGCAGTCACAACCACATTGTAGTTAGCAATGGTCTCTCGGTCCAGGACACTGTCCAGCACAAGAGAATAGTAATTCTTAAAGGTGGACACCAGCTTGAAGGGGACCTGAGGGGTCAAAGAGCAGGTCACCTGTCCATTGGCTCCAGAGTCACGGTCGGACACACTGATCAGGGCGATGACAGTGCCAGGTGCAGAATTTTCTAACACAGGAAGTGATAGTGACTTGATGACCAATTCAGGCACATTATCATTGATGTCCACAATTTCAACTAGAACCGTGCAGTGATCTGTCATTGGAGGGGTTCCCTTGTCTGCTGCCTCTACCTGAATTTCAAAAGATTTGGTTTCCTCAAAATCTATGTTGCCTTTAACAGTGATGTATCCACTGAGTGGGTCTAAGTGGAATTTTGACAGGATCTCAGGTGACATATCCTGGTGAAAAGAATACACGATGTCCTGATTTACTCCTTCATCCAAATCAGAGGCGTCGACATCCACTACTGCAGTACCATTAGGAGCATTTTCGGGTAATCTGACTTTGTAGAGTGT is part of the Apodemus sylvaticus chromosome 13, mApoSyl1.1, whole genome shotgun sequence genome and harbors:
- the LOC127663769 gene encoding protocadherin alpha-3-like, yielding MVFSWREDRHLLLWLLLFAAWEAGSGQLHYSVPEEAKHGTFVGRIAQDLGLELAELVPRLFRVASKDRGDLLEVNLQNGILFVNSRIDREALCGQSAECSIHLEVIVDRPLQVFHVEVEVRDINDNPPAFPVATKNLFISESRQLGSRFSLEGASDADIGTNSLLSYSLNSSEYFSLDIKRKDEEIKSLGLVLKKLLNREDIPEHHLMITAVDGGKPELTGTTQVKITVLDVNDNAPAFEKTLYKVRLPENAPNGTAVVDVDASDLDEGVNQDIVYSFHQDMSPEILSKFHLDPLSGYITVKGNIDFEETKSFEIQVEAADKGTPPMTDHCTVLVEIVDINDNVPELVIKSLSLPVLENSAPGTVIALISVSDRDSGANGQVTCSLTPQVPFKLVSTFKNYYSLVLDSVLDRETIANYNVVVTARDGGSPSLCTTASVSVEVADVNDNAPAFAQPEYTVFVKENNSPGAHIFTVSAVDADAQENALVSYSLVERRIGERLLSSYVSVHAESGKVFALQPLDHEELELLQFQVSARDAGVPALGSNVTLQVFVLDENDNVPTLLGPHAGSAVSELVSRTVGAGHVVTKVRAVDADSGYNAWLSYELQSAAGSGRLPFRVGLYTGEISTTRVLDETDAPRQRLLVLVKDHGEPVLTATATLLVSLVESGHTPNTPSRTLVDSVGREASLVDINVYLIIAICSVSSLLVLTLLLYLALRCSTAPTEGGPGKPMLVCSSAVGSLSYSQQRRQRVCSGEGPPKTDLMAFSPSLTPCPVNQDKEEKLVADIDFSIKVSTFFL